The Corynebacterium occultum sequence GCCCCGGCCCTTGATGCGTAACGGACCGATCAGCCCCCGCCCATCCAGGATCGCCGCCGGCACCCAGGTGTGGGCGAAACGGGCGAGCAGGGGAGCCATGGTGCGCGAATGTGCCAGCCGATCCACCACCAGCACCGGCGCCTCCACCTCCGCATGGGAGAGATAGGAATATTCCGATTCGCCGCGTAAGGGGGCGCGCACCGAAATTCCCGCGGCCTCCGCCAATGCCCTGGCCTGCTGTGCCAGGGGGCTGCGTCCCAGCATGATCAGGGTGCCCCCGGGCGGGCGGATGAGAATCCGGTAGGCCACCAGGTCCGCCAGGATGCTTTTCGACGCCGCGGGTGAGAAACCCAGCGCGTTGATCCGCCGCTCCAGCTCCCGGGCCTTGACCGGCTGTCGGGCCGCCAGCATCGTGGTGGCCAACCCCGGGGCCTTCTCCGTCTCAATGACCCCCGCCCGGGTGGCATCCACCCCGAATTGCAGGGCACCTGCACCCCTGAGGAAAACATGCGCCCCCGGCGCCAACATCAGTTCATCCATATCCTCCCCCCGGGAAGTCATTGCACCACAGTTAGACTCAGGTGTCATGGCATCCCCGGAAATTGAAGTGATCCGCTCCACCAGGCGCACTCGCACCGCCCAGGCCCGGCTGGTGGGGGAGAAGATCGAGGTTCGGATCCCCGCCCGCATGAGCCAGGCGGATGAGCAGCAGGTGGTGGCCGACCTGGTGGCCAAGGTGCAGCGCAAAACCACCTCCAGCCGCAGCTCAGATGAGCAGCTGCTGGTCAGGGCCGAGGAACTCAACCGGCAGGTGCTGCGCGGGCAGGCCCGGATCGGTTCGATCCGTTTCGTGTCCAACCAGCAGCAGCGCTGGGGATCCTGTTCCCTCGCCACCGCCGATATCCGGCTCTCCGATCGGCTCCGCAAGGTGCCTGACTATGTCCTGGATGCGGTGATCGTCCACGAACTCACCCACACCTTCATCAGCGGTGGGCACACCCCCGAGTTCTGGGAATGGGCGGATAAGGTGCCCCAGGCGGAACGCGCCAAGGGCTACCTGGAGGCCTACCAGCGTTTCGGCTAGTTTTCGCCGTCCTTGTCGTCTTCGTCCTTCTTGTCTTCGTCCTGTTCCTTGAGCATCTCTTCAAGGCGGTTGATCTCGGCGATCGGGTCGAAACCATCGACCTCACCGTCATCAAGCAGACCATCGATGAACTGGGCGGGCTTATCCAGGTCACCGGCTGCCGGCAGGAAGTCCGGGTGATCCCAGACCGCGTCACGACGCTGCTGACCCACCGCCTGATCCACCCGACGCCACAGCTCCATCGCCTCGGCGACCTTCGGGGCGGCGAACTCAATGCCGACGACCTTGGCGAAGGCCTGCTCGGCGGAACCCCCGGTGGCACGGCGGCGACGCCACGCCTCATTCAGGGCATTGGTGGTGGGGATCCGCTCACCCATCGCCTTGGTGACCACGAACTCCACCCAACCCTCCACCAGGGCCAGGAGGGTCTCCAGGCGGGTGACCGCACCGGCGTTACGGGAGGAGATCTTCGGGGAGAGATCCATGTTCTGCAGCTGGGACATCGCCTCCTGGATGGCGGCTGGATCACCGGACTCCAGGTTCAGGGAACGCGTCGCCTCCTCAATGTGGGAGGTGTCGATGACCAGGCCGACGGCATATTCCTCCACGGAGGAGACCAGGCGCTCCACCAGCCAGGGCACATGCTTGAACAGTCGCTGGCGGGCGGCTTCCCGGGTGCAGATATAGACCAGCACATCCTGGGAACCGACATTGAGATCCTGGGAGATCTGCGCAACATGCTTCGGCAGCACCGCGATGGTGCCGTTGGGGGCCACCGGAAGACCGAAATCAGAGGCGGTGAGTGACTGGGCCGCCAGATCACCGAGCGCATTACCCAGCTGCATGCCGAAGTTCATGCCCGACATCTGGTTCATCATCTGCAGCATCGGACCCATCATCTGACGGGCCTCCTCCGGCAGGGACTCCAGCTGGGCCTCATTCATGTGCTCCGCGACCGGGGTCACCAGCCGCTTCCACATCGGCATGGTCTTGCTCAGGTAATCCTCGGCGTTCCAGGTCTCCACCGTGGCATCCGAGGTGGGGAGAATGGTGGCGTCATCGAGCCAGAGCTCAGCCAGACGCACCGAATCCGCCACTGCCTTGGTGTCCTGCTCACGGACCGGATCAATCTTGCCGATCTGCTGCCGGGCGATTCGCTCTGCCAGGGCATAATTGACCGGGCCGGCACCCTCGGGGGAGTTCATCGAGGAACCCATCCCCGAAAGCATCTGCCCGAACTGGTTGAGCATGTCGCCCAACCCGCCGGATCCGAACCCGCCGAAGGGGTTCTGGTTGTCACGACGTTCATCGTCGTTGTCATCATTGCCGAAGTGAAAGCCGAATCCATTGGAGTTCATACCATTTAATCTACAAGGCCGGGACCCCTTAGAGCCACGGGATTACTAACGCTCTGAGCGAACAAGGGTAACCTCAGTGAGGTGTCACGCCGAAGCCGAACCCTGATCTGGGGAGCTGTCCCCGTAGTCCTGCTCACCGGACTCGTCTCCTTCGAGTCCATCCCCGGGACAGACATCAGCCTGACGGTGCCCTATGCCGCGGAGGGCCCCGGACCGACCTTCAACACCCTGGGAGATGTTGAGGGGGAGGAAGTGGTGGAGATCAGCGGGGCCGAGATCGACGAGGTCGCCGGCAACCTCAACATGACCACCGTCTCTGTCCGCAGCGGTATGACCCTGCCGCAGGTCATCGGACGCTGGCTGACCACCGGTGACACCCTCGTCCCCCTGGAACAGGTATTCCCGCCCAACCTCTCCCCGGAGGAGGTCCGGGAAAGCAATGAGATCGCCTTCTCCACCTCTGAGGCCGCCGCCACCGTCGCCGCCATGAACTACCTCGGCCTGCCCGTGCAGGTGGAGGTCGCCGGGGTGCTGGAGGGAGTGGCTGCCGAGGGGCTCGTCGAGCCCGGGGATGTGATCTTGAGCGTCGACGGCAATGAGGTCTCCGAACCTGGTCAGGTGCGCAGCGCCGTGCTGGGCAAGGCCCCCGGGGAGAGCGTCGCCCTGGCGATCCGGCGCGGCGAGGAGGAGCAGACCCTCGACATTGAACTGGGTGAACACCCCCAGGACGCCGCGGTCGGTTTCCTCGGCATCACCATGTCCTCCGCCTCGGCCACCGGGGTGGAGGTCGAATACAACCTCGAGGACATCGGGGGCCCCAGCGCGGGCATGATGTTCTCTCTCGCGGTCGTCGATAAGCTCAGTCCCGGGGAACTCAACGGGGGCCACTTCGTCGCCGGCACCGGCACCATCGACGAGGATGGCGGTGTCGGGCCGATCGGCGGCATCGTGCACAAGGTGGCCGCCGCCGAGGACATCGGGGCTGAGGTATTCCTCGCCCCCAGCGCGAACTGCGCCGAGGCCACCAGCCGGGGGCACGGCGAGCTGATCATCCTCAAGGTGGACAGTCTGCGGGAGGCCATCGATCAGATGGATGCCTACGCCAACGGCGGGGACTACATCACCTGCGAATAGTTCTAGGCTTCCTCGATGGTTCCGGCTGTGGTGGCGGAACCCGCGGGAGAAGAGGTGGTGGACTCGGCGGGACGATCCGCCAGACCCAGCTCATAGATCAGATCCTCCGGATCCTCCCGATCGGAGCTGATCATCTGCTGCATCACCAGACCACGATCATTATCGACGACCGTGATCACCGCCGTGGTACCCAGCGTCGACCACCCCACCACCCGGACACCGGTGTCCTCCACCACCCGGGAAGAACGCAGCTCAGTCAACAACTGCGTGGTCGAGGCAGCTTTCGCGGAACCAGTGAAGAATTGGAACTGGCCCACCTTCGAACCGGAACACTGCCAGGAATCCTCCAGGCCGCTGGGGCTGCAGGCATCAAACTGGGCGAAAAGGGAGGCGGGGGCCAGGGAAGCGAAGCTCTCGGCCACCTCCGTCACACTTTCATCCAGGCTGCCCTCCGAGGTCCGCTGTGTGGTGGTGTTCTCCTGACCCGAGGTGGTGCTCCGGGTTGTCGACTCCGGGGTGGTCCCGGTTTCCGTACTGGTGAGGGTGCTGCTGCTGGGGGCAGTATCGGATTCAGTTGAGGTGGCCGTGGCCGTGGTTTCCGCCGGTGGGGTCTCCTCCCCGCCGCAGGCGGCCAGCCCCAGCCCCAACACCGGGACAGCAGCCACGGCGAAGGCTAGACGGGCGAAGCGGTGGCGGAAGACTGACACGATGAGGCCTCTCCAGAGAATTCTAGTCCTGAGAACTGGTTATGCTTTTCGACCAGTCTAATACCCCGCGACTAGTCCAGGTCGAACTCGGCCGGATCCAGCTCCAGGCCATAACGCAGCGCAGCGATCACCCCCGGGGCCACCGTGGGACCGCCACGCAGCTCCACCTCATCCTCGGCGAAGGGACCCCGCTCCGCGATCTCTTCCTCAGTGGGGCGCAGCTGCAGCAGCGTCAGCTCCGGCTTGGAGCGCAGCACCCCGGAAAACAGTCGTGCCGGGCGGGGAGTGCCATCCCCGCTGGTGTCCCGGAAACGGATCTCCTGAGCCAGGACCGCGCCCACCACCTGCGTCGGCCAGGCGATACGGGAGACATAGTCGGCCAGGGCCTCGGAGCCCGCCTCGAGGTTGTCGGGGAGGTTGTCCTGGACCACCAGGGTCAGCGGAGAATCCTCATTATCATCTAATTGATCGCTCAGAAGGTGATAAGGAACCAGAGCGAAAAGAGTGGGGGCGGCGTCCCATCCCTCGGCGTGGACAAAGTCCACCGCCTCCAGCATCGCGCGGTTCAATGCCTGTTCATTAAGTTCTGGAGAAGTCATTTTCGCTTTCCTTGTTCGTCAAATGGGATATAAAAACCGTAAGGTGGGAGAATACCCCGGTATCCCCATTTATAAGGAGTTGAAGTGGCTTCCGGCCTTTCACAACCCTCACCCGCAATGAAAAGATCGACACGAATACTCAGCTGGATCATAGGTGTCGTTGCGGCACTGGTAATCCTGGCGCCGGTTTTCGTCGGTGTCTACACCGATTGGCAGTGGTTCGGTTCGATCGATTTCCGCGGTGTCTTCACCACGGTCGTGCTCACCCGGATCGTCCTCTTCTTCGTCTTCGGCATCATTTCCGGCGTGATCATCTGGGCAGCTGCCTGGTTCACCTGGAAAAACCGGCCCCGGGACATCCTTTCTGAGGATCCGAACTCGCCGATCCACCAGTACCGCGTCATGATCGAACGCTCCGTGAAGGCGGTGCTCATCGGTCTGCCGGTGGTCGTCGGCATCTTCTCCGGCTTCATCGGCCAGGGCACCTGGCGCACCGTGCTGATGTTCTTCAACCGACAGCCCTTCGGTCAGACCGACCCGCAGTTCAATCTGGATCTGGGCTTCTACGCCTTCACCCTGCCGGCGCTGCGACTGCTGCTGGAAACCTTCTCCACCCTCCTGGTCATCGCCTTCCTCATCTCCCTGGTCGGCCACTACCTGACCGGTGCAATCCGGATCGGCAACCAGGCACTCGGTGTCAAGGGCTCGATCTCCCGCCCCGCCCGGGTCCAGCTGGCCATCACCGCCGGCCTGTGGATGCTGCTGCGCGTCGCCGGCTACTGGCTGGACCGCTATGACCTGCTGCAGGGACGTAACCAGACCTTCACCGGTGCGTCCTACACCGATATCAACGCGGTGCTGCCGGCCAAGATCATCCTGATGGTCATTGCCGCCGTGGTCGCCGTCGCCTTCTTCTCTGCGGTTGTGATCAAGGACCTGCGGATCCCCGCCCTGGCCACCGTTCTGCTGGTGCTCAGCTCCCTGGTGATCGGCACCGCCTGGCCGATCCTGCTGGAGCGCTTCTCCGTTGACCCGAACCGTGCGGCGAAGGAATCCGAGTACATCGCCCGCAATATCGAGTCCACCCGCTACGCCTACGGACTGACCGGGGAGGATGTCAACTACCTCGATAACTGGGGTGCTGAAGGTGCCTCCAACGATGCCGTCGCAGCGGATGAGGCCACCGTCTCCAATATCCGCCTGCTCGACCCGGAGATTCTCTCACCGACCTTCACCCAGCAGCAGCAGCTGCGAAACTTCTACGGCTTCCCCGAGACCCTCGCCATGGACCGCTACATGGTCGACGGCGAGCTCCGTGACTTCGTGGTGGCGGCCCGTGAGATGGACCCCAACTCCCTGCAGGACAACCAGCGCGACTGGATCAACCGCCACACCGTGTACACCCACGGCAATGGCCTGGTGACCGCCCCGGCCAACAAGGTCGATGAAGTTGCCCGTGATGTCGGATCCACCCGAGGTGGCTACCCGGAGTATATCGTCGCGGACCTGTCTACCATGAACAATGATGAGCTGCGTGCCGAAGCTGAAGCACTCGGTATGGCAGTGGACCAGCCTCGCATCTACTACGGCCCGGTCATCGCCTCCGCAACCGATGGGGCGGACTACGCCATCGTCGGCGCCAACGGCAGCGGCCCGGTCGAGTACGACACCGACAACTCCAGCTACACCTACAGCGGTGACGGCGGAGTCAGCCTCGGCAATCTCTTCAACCGTGCCGCCTACGCCCTGCGCTACCAGGAAATGAACCTGCTGCTCTCCGACCGGGTCGGATCCGAGTCGCAGATCCTCTACGACCGTGACCCCCGGGAACGTGTGGAAAAGGTCGCCCCTTGGCTGACCACCGACTCCAAGACCTACCCGGCAGTGGTGGACGGCCGCATCAAGTGGATCGTCGACGGCTACACCACCCTCGACAGCCTGCCCTACTCGGAGCGGACCTCCCTGACCGCAGCCACCGAGGACGCCCTCAACCCGGACGGCACCACCCAGCGTCTGATCACCGATGAGGTCTCCTACATCCGCAACTCCGTCAAGGCAGTTGTGGACGCCTATGACGGTTCCGTGGAGCTCTACGAGTTCGACACCGAGGATCCCATCCTCAAGGCATGGATGGGAGTCTTCCCGGACACCGTGAACCCGGAGTCCGAGATCACCGATGAACTGCGCGAACACATGCGCTACCCGGAGGACCTCTTCAAGGTCCAGCGAGAGCTGCTGGCCCGCTACCACGTCAGCGACCCGGGCGTCTTCTTCACCAACGACGCCTTCTGGTCCGTGCCCAGCGACCCCACCTCCCCGGATGGTGCGAACTCGCTGAACCAGCCGCCGTACTACATCGTCGCTGATGACCCGGCCACCGAGGAAAATGACGCCAGCTTCCAGCTGATCACCCCCTACCGTGGTCTGAACCGAGAGTTCCTCTCCGCGCACATGACGGTCACCTCTGATCCGGACAACTACGGCCAGATCACCGTCCGCGTGCTGCCCACCAACACCCAGACCCAGGGCCCCCGTCAGGCACAGGACGTCATGATGTCCTCTGATGAGATCGCCCGGGACCGTACCCTCTGGGAGGGCACCAACCAGCTGCAGAACGGCAACCTGTTGACCCTGCCGGTCGGTGGGGGAGAGATCCTCTACGTTGAGCCGATCTACTCCCAGCGTAAGGATCAGGCCTCGGCCTTCCCCAAGCTGCTGCGCGTACTCGTCTCCTACAAGGGTGAGGTCGGTTACGCACCGACCATCTCCGAGGCACTGGCGCAGGTGAAGATTGACCCGCGTGCCGCCCAGGATCTCGAGGAGGCGGAGGACATCACGGTTGATTCGGAGGCCACCGAGCCGGATGAGACTGAGGCGCAGGCCCCGGAAACCGATGAGGCGGCCACCCCGCCGGCCAGCGGTAGCGGCACCGAGGGTGATGCCATCAGTCGCATCAACGACGCCCTCAGTGGTCTTGAGTCCGCCCGTTCCGGAAGCAATGAGGAATATGGTCGTGCCCTGGATGAACTGGATGCGGCCATCGAGGACTACCAGAGCCTGGTTTCCCAGTAAGGAACGTCATGAGCAGGGGATTTGGGTAAAATGAGTCGGGTGAGTATAGTTCTTCATGTCGCCAAGAGCAGTTAACAACTGGTTTCGGCGAGGTGAATTGAAGAAACACCCGACGCGGGGTGGAGCAGCTCGGTAGCTCGCTGGGCTCATAACCCAGAGGTCGTAGGTTCGAATCCTGCCCCCGCTACCAACTTCTTCAGCACAAAGCCCCTGACCTTAAAGGTCAGGGGCTTTTTGTGTGTGCCTGGGTGGCGGATTCTGGGGGTCGTTGGGAAATACGGGGCTCCTCAGTCCGGCGATTGGGTTCTTCCGTGGAAGGTATGTATAGTGTTGGTTATCGCACAGAGCTTCGAGTTCTGGGCGAGGTGAATTGAAGAAACACCCGACGCGGGGTGGAGCAGCTCGGTAGCTCGCTGGGCTCATAACCCAGAGGTCGTAGGTTCGAATCCTGCCCCCGCTACCAACTTCTTCAGCACAAAGCCCCTGACCTTAAAGGTCAGGGGTTTTGTGCATTTCAGTCCTCCAGATTTACAGTGGCTTCCGTTTGACCGTGACCTCGGGGTCGGCTTCGCCGATGGCATCGGTGTACCAGTCGGTCAGGGCGGGATCCTCGGAGTCGAAGTTCGCGCCAGCGCCATCCTCCTCGGAGACCTCGGTGACCCCGAAGACGAAATCATCACCGTGTTCCTCGATACCCTGGGCGACGCCCTGACGGATGGCCCTCAGGGCATAACCGCGGCGGATGATCAACGGGTCATTTCGCAGGTCGATGGCCCAGGAGATCATCACCCCCACCAGGATGAAGGCGAAGGGCAGGGCGCAGGTGACCATGATGGACTGCAGTCCGGAGAGGGCATTCTGGCCCCCGGCCAGCAGCAGTGACATGGCCACCAGTCCCAGTGCCGCACCCCAGACGATGGTGACGGGCTTGGAGGGAACCGCACGACCGGACTGGGACATGGAGCCCATCACATTGGTGGCGGAGTCCGCGGCGGTGGTGAAGAAGATGATGATGGCGATCAGCACCAGAATCGAAGTCACGATGCTGAAGGGAAGGTGGCCCATCAGATCGAACATCACATTCTCGCCGGAGCCGATGATGCCCATTCCAAGCCCCTCCATCCGCTGGTGGATGGTGGAACCGCCGAAGATGATGAACCACATGGATGAGATTGCGGCAGGGACCAGAATCACCACGGTGACGAATTGGCGGAGCGTGCGGCCACGGGAGATCTTCGCGATGAACATGCCCACGAAAGGAGACCAGGAGATCCACCAGGCCCACAGCAGGGTGGTCCAGGACTGCAGAAACTCCTGTTCAACCTGGCCCTCACTCGGGTAAACCGAGAGCATCTCGGGGAGACCGGCGAAGAAGTTCAACATGGTGGCAGGCACCAGATCCAACAGGAAGACGGTTGGACCAGTCAGGAGCGCGAAGAGGGAGAGTGCGATGACCAGGAACATATTCGCGTTGGAGAGCATGCGGATGCCCTTCTTCACGCCGGAGACCGCGGAGAAGATGAAGATGATGGTCAGCACGGTGATGGTCACGATGAGGAAACCATCGCCGCTGAGGTCACGGCCGGTGACAATGGACGTGCCGGTCTGAATCTGCAGGGCCCCGATGCCCAGGGAGGTGGCCGTCCCGAAGAGGGTGACCAGCACGGCGAAGATGTCGATGATCTTGCCGGCGACGCGGTTGTTGCCATTCGGGAACACCGGTTCAAAAAGGGATGAGATCAGCGGCAGACGGCCACGGCGGTAGGAGGCGTAGGCCAGGGCACCACCGACCAGGGCGTAGATTCCCCAGGCCATGGATGCCTGATGCAAGATGGCCTGGGAAAGTGCCTGCACGACCAGGTCAGTGCTCTCCGCCTGGAGATCAGAGGCCGGGGGAGGGGTGATGAAGTGGACCAGGGATTCCATCGGCCCGTAGAAGATCAGGCCGATGCCGAGTCCGGCGGCGAAGAGCATGGAGATCCACGAGGTGGTGGAGTAGTCGGGTTCACTGTCATCGGCCCCGAGCCGGATCCGCCCGGTGGGGCCGAAACCGATGACGAACATGAAGATCATGATCAGGATGACCAGGCTGCTGAAGAGCCAGCCGAAATTGGCCACCACCCAACCCTGCATGGTGGTGCCCACTGTGTTGAGCCCCTCGGGGGAGATCATCGCCCATATGAAGATGGACAGGGAGGCGAGCAGGGCGACCGCGAAAACCACCTTGTTGGTGGGAAAAGGCGTGTCGGTGTCGTCCACGCTGATTCCGGGGACCAACGCCGGGTGGATGGAGCGCTCGCCGGAGGAGGCTTTCCGCAGTGCACTCTGAATTTTTCCGAACTCAGACTTCGGGACTTTGTCGTCCATGGGAGCTCTTTCTGCTGGGGAATGGATGGGCGCACCATTTTAATGGTTGTTATTTCCATAAGGAGAAACTTATGTCCCGTTTTGCACTTTCGTCGCTGAAGTCACAGAAGTTGCAGGGTTCAATGCACCCCGCGCATGGCATGATGGATAAAAGCTATCGCCTGGAGTGAAAGAAAGTTGAAGTGAATGCGTAGGAAGCACCGACTGAGGTCGTTCATCGCTGCCGGAATCATGGGGGCTGCCGCCCTCTTCGCCGTCCCGGCAGCTGGTGCTGATGAGCTTCCGGATATTCCCGCCTCCGTGGGGGAGGCGATCCAGCAGGGTTCTGACTATGCCCGTGCGGATGGCCCGAACTACCACTGGCGCAATGACACCTCCTCGCAGGTGCTGGCGAGTTCCGTGGGTGACCCGGTACTGCAGCGCGTGCAGGGAAGTTTCTTCGACTCCCCGGACATTCCCCAGGATTCCCATGACGCTCAGGCGCAGGGTTTCTCCCTCTACGGTCCGGGTACCCCGATCTTCGTCGGGGACACCATGATGTGCACCCTGGGTGTGGCGGGATATGATGCCGCCGGCCGGATGGTCGGTCTGACCGCCGGACACTGTGGCCAGCCTGGTGATGTGGTGATGTCGGCGGACTCCTGGGAGATCGGGGAATCCGGCAGGGTGGTCAGTTCGAACGCGGCCCAGGACTTCTCGGTGATCCAGTTCGGGGGCAACGCCCGCATCACCAACAGCTACAACGGCTTCCGGGTGGACTCAGTGGGCGGCGCCGCCCCCGCCGCCGGTGAGACCCTCTGCAAGCAGGGGGTGGCCACCGGTCACAGCTGCGGCAATGTCTGGACCGCGAATAACTCGATGACCATCGCTCAGGTCTGCGCCATGCAGGGTGATTCCGGGGCCCCGGTGATGCGTGGGCGCCAGATGGTCGGCATGGTGTCCGGCGGTCTGCTGCCTTACTACCAGCTGCAGTGCCAGACTCCGCTGCAGGGTCAGCTGTTCATGCCCACCGTGATCACCAACATGAACGCCATCCTCGCCACCCTCAACGCCAGCGGTGGCGTCGGGGCTGGCTTCCGCGTCGCAGGATAGCGGGAATCGGCTAGGAGAACTGGGCCAACACGGCGTCGTGAAGCACGCCGTTGGTGGCCACCGCGTCACCACCGTGCGGGCCGGAGACCCCGGCCAGGGAACTGAAGGTGCCGCCGGCTTCCTCCACGAGGATGGCCAGGGCGGCCAGGTCCCAGAGGGAGACCTCGGGTTCGGCGGCGATGTCCACCGCACCCTCGGCGACGAGACAGTAGGAGAAGAAATCTCCGTAGCCCCGCAGTCGCCAGGTCTCATCGCTCAAGGCCACAAACTTTTCCCGTAGCCCCCGCTCCTGCCAGCCCGAGAGGGATGAGAAGGAGAGGGAGGCATCGGAAAGGTCGTTGACCTTGGAGACCTGCAGGCGCTTGGGGGAGCCGCCGCTGAAGGTGCGGAAGGCACCGCTGTCCTTGGCTGCGTACCAGCGGCGGGCCAGGGCCGGGGCGGAGATGACACCAACCACCGGGACACCGTCCTCGAGCAGGGAAATCAGGGTCGCCCACACGGGCACCCCCCGAACGTAGTTCTTGGTGCCGTCAATGGGGTCAATGACCCACTGGCGGCCGGAATGTTCCACCTCGCCACCGAATTCCTCCCCGAGGAGGGCATCTGCGGGGCGGGCTTCGCTGAGCTTCGCACGCAGCGCCTCCTCGCAGGCGAGGTCC is a genomic window containing:
- a CDS encoding UPF0182 family protein, coding for MASGLSQPSPAMKRSTRILSWIIGVVAALVILAPVFVGVYTDWQWFGSIDFRGVFTTVVLTRIVLFFVFGIISGVIIWAAAWFTWKNRPRDILSEDPNSPIHQYRVMIERSVKAVLIGLPVVVGIFSGFIGQGTWRTVLMFFNRQPFGQTDPQFNLDLGFYAFTLPALRLLLETFSTLLVIAFLISLVGHYLTGAIRIGNQALGVKGSISRPARVQLAITAGLWMLLRVAGYWLDRYDLLQGRNQTFTGASYTDINAVLPAKIILMVIAAVVAVAFFSAVVIKDLRIPALATVLLVLSSLVIGTAWPILLERFSVDPNRAAKESEYIARNIESTRYAYGLTGEDVNYLDNWGAEGASNDAVAADEATVSNIRLLDPEILSPTFTQQQQLRNFYGFPETLAMDRYMVDGELRDFVVAAREMDPNSLQDNQRDWINRHTVYTHGNGLVTAPANKVDEVARDVGSTRGGYPEYIVADLSTMNNDELRAEAEALGMAVDQPRIYYGPVIASATDGADYAIVGANGSGPVEYDTDNSSYTYSGDGGVSLGNLFNRAAYALRYQEMNLLLSDRVGSESQILYDRDPRERVEKVAPWLTTDSKTYPAVVDGRIKWIVDGYTTLDSLPYSERTSLTAATEDALNPDGTTQRLITDEVSYIRNSVKAVVDAYDGSVELYEFDTEDPILKAWMGVFPDTVNPESEITDELREHMRYPEDLFKVQRELLARYHVSDPGVFFTNDAFWSVPSDPTSPDGANSLNQPPYYIVADDPATEENDASFQLITPYRGLNREFLSAHMTVTSDPDNYGQITVRVLPTNTQTQGPRQAQDVMMSSDEIARDRTLWEGTNQLQNGNLLTLPVGGGEILYVEPIYSQRKDQASAFPKLLRVLVSYKGEVGYAPTISEALAQVKIDPRAAQDLEEAEDITVDSEATEPDETEAQAPETDEAATPPASGSGTEGDAISRINDALSGLESARSGSNEEYGRALDELDAAIEDYQSLVSQ
- a CDS encoding M48 metallopeptidase family protein, whose amino-acid sequence is MASPEIEVIRSTRRTRTAQARLVGEKIEVRIPARMSQADEQQVVADLVAKVQRKTTSSRSSDEQLLVRAEELNRQVLRGQARIGSIRFVSNQQQRWGSCSLATADIRLSDRLRKVPDYVLDAVIVHELTHTFISGGHTPEFWEWADKVPQAERAKGYLEAYQRFG
- a CDS encoding YlbL family protein, with protein sequence MSRRSRTLIWGAVPVVLLTGLVSFESIPGTDISLTVPYAAEGPGPTFNTLGDVEGEEVVEISGAEIDEVAGNLNMTTVSVRSGMTLPQVIGRWLTTGDTLVPLEQVFPPNLSPEEVRESNEIAFSTSEAAATVAAMNYLGLPVQVEVAGVLEGVAAEGLVEPGDVILSVDGNEVSEPGQVRSAVLGKAPGESVALAIRRGEEEQTLDIELGEHPQDAAVGFLGITMSSASATGVEVEYNLEDIGGPSAGMMFSLAVVDKLSPGELNGGHFVAGTGTIDEDGGVGPIGGIVHKVAAAEDIGAEVFLAPSANCAEATSRGHGELIILKVDSLREAIDQMDAYANGGDYITCE
- a CDS encoding PPA1309 family protein; this encodes MTSPELNEQALNRAMLEAVDFVHAEGWDAAPTLFALVPYHLLSDQLDDNEDSPLTLVVQDNLPDNLEAGSEALADYVSRIAWPTQVVGAVLAQEIRFRDTSGDGTPRPARLFSGVLRSKPELTLLQLRPTEEEIAERGPFAEDEVELRGGPTVAPGVIAALRYGLELDPAEFDLD
- a CDS encoding BCCT family transporter produces the protein MDDKVPKSEFGKIQSALRKASSGERSIHPALVPGISVDDTDTPFPTNKVVFAVALLASLSIFIWAMISPEGLNTVGTTMQGWVVANFGWLFSSLVILIMIFMFVIGFGPTGRIRLGADDSEPDYSTTSWISMLFAAGLGIGLIFYGPMESLVHFITPPPASDLQAESTDLVVQALSQAILHQASMAWGIYALVGGALAYASYRRGRLPLISSLFEPVFPNGNNRVAGKIIDIFAVLVTLFGTATSLGIGALQIQTGTSIVTGRDLSGDGFLIVTITVLTIIFIFSAVSGVKKGIRMLSNANMFLVIALSLFALLTGPTVFLLDLVPATMLNFFAGLPEMLSVYPSEGQVEQEFLQSWTTLLWAWWISWSPFVGMFIAKISRGRTLRQFVTVVILVPAAISSMWFIIFGGSTIHQRMEGLGMGIIGSGENVMFDLMGHLPFSIVTSILVLIAIIIFFTTAADSATNVMGSMSQSGRAVPSKPVTIVWGAALGLVAMSLLLAGGQNALSGLQSIMVTCALPFAFILVGVMISWAIDLRNDPLIIRRGYALRAIRQGVAQGIEEHGDDFVFGVTEVSEEDGAGANFDSEDPALTDWYTDAIGEADPEVTVKRKPL
- a CDS encoding zinc-dependent metalloprotease, with the translated sequence MNSNGFGFHFGNDDNDDERRDNQNPFGGFGSGGLGDMLNQFGQMLSGMGSSMNSPEGAGPVNYALAERIARQQIGKIDPVREQDTKAVADSVRLAELWLDDATILPTSDATVETWNAEDYLSKTMPMWKRLVTPVAEHMNEAQLESLPEEARQMMGPMLQMMNQMSGMNFGMQLGNALGDLAAQSLTASDFGLPVAPNGTIAVLPKHVAQISQDLNVGSQDVLVYICTREAARQRLFKHVPWLVERLVSSVEEYAVGLVIDTSHIEEATRSLNLESGDPAAIQEAMSQLQNMDLSPKISSRNAGAVTRLETLLALVEGWVEFVVTKAMGERIPTTNALNEAWRRRRATGGSAEQAFAKVVGIEFAAPKVAEAMELWRRVDQAVGQQRRDAVWDHPDFLPAAGDLDKPAQFIDGLLDDGEVDGFDPIAEINRLEEMLKEQDEDKKDEDDKDGEN
- a CDS encoding S1 family peptidase: MRRKHRLRSFIAAGIMGAAALFAVPAAGADELPDIPASVGEAIQQGSDYARADGPNYHWRNDTSSQVLASSVGDPVLQRVQGSFFDSPDIPQDSHDAQAQGFSLYGPGTPIFVGDTMMCTLGVAGYDAAGRMVGLTAGHCGQPGDVVMSADSWEIGESGRVVSSNAAQDFSVIQFGGNARITNSYNGFRVDSVGGAAPAAGETLCKQGVATGHSCGNVWTANNSMTIAQVCAMQGDSGAPVMRGRQMVGMVSGGLLPYYQLQCQTPLQGQLFMPTVITNMNAILATLNASGGVGAGFRVAG
- the hisN gene encoding histidinol-phosphatase; the encoded protein is MYHYADDLALALELADIADGITLDRFEATDLAIESKPDMTPVSDADLACEEALRAKLSEARPADALLGEEFGGEVEHSGRQWVIDPIDGTKNYVRGVPVWATLISLLEDGVPVVGVISAPALARRWYAAKDSGAFRTFSGGSPKRLQVSKVNDLSDASLSFSSLSGWQERGLREKFVALSDETWRLRGYGDFFSYCLVAEGAVDIAAEPEVSLWDLAALAILVEEAGGTFSSLAGVSGPHGGDAVATNGVLHDAVLAQFS